From Onychostoma macrolepis isolate SWU-2019 chromosome 05, ASM1243209v1, whole genome shotgun sequence:
AAGCGATGTGCAACTGGAGCAGGTATCAGATTGGTACAGAAAGAAACACGCAGTCAAGCCAGtcacattttaacatgacaTAGAAAGGCTGCCATGAAATAACTTATGTATCATTATTGACAGTGAAACATGTTTAGAATGTAGATTTCATTAAGCCATTTCACTGTGTAtgaagtttgaaaaaaaaaaatgtaatgctcCCTTGAACACCAACAAAAAACAGTGCTTAATGGGAGCAACACTATAGACTGTAATTCTGTTGTGACACCACATGCATTTGCGTTAAAGCCTTTTTTCTCAACAAAACATGTTTCCAAATTAGTTTATTTCCGCaacatttgaattatagaaTTTATGCACCAAAACTGAaatgacaaaagaacacttttcATAAATGTGAAAGTTTTATCTGAATTTTATCAATAATTTTCATCTCCATTAGctaaaaatgtttgcattaatcattttaattaattgatttgtttatttagcaaaaaataaatcctTGGATGGAAATGCAGTAAGTGAGGCAGAACTCAGATGATGGGAAAGCACTGTTACCTTCATGGCAAAGGACTTTCCACAGCCAGGGTGAGTGCAGATGAAGAAGCGCTGCTCTTCATGGAAAGACAGTATGTGGCTCTGCAAGTTGAACGCAGTGGTGTACGAGCGGGTACATCCATCTCTGGGGCAGTGGAACACCATGCGCTCTTCAGAATGAACATGCTGATGCTGCTTCAGGAACCAGCTATCCCTGAATGTTTTCTTACATTGATCACACTGTACCCTGACTGAACACATATACAAAACAATTACcaaagtaatattttgtaactttcTGTAAAGTTAGGCTatttacatttagaacaaaACACAGGATTACCAATATGAACTTTTTTGTGGTTTGTCATCTCCGTCCAGTTCTTTCCCACAAATGAGCAGCCCTCCACAGTGCAAGAATAGCCTGCAAAGTTATGACAGTATGGTAGGCTTTTCACATGAAAGGTAGGGGGATACACATCTAATGACTTCATGAgccacaaaaaaagaaagaaaagaacataACTTTGTGTTTCAGCATCAAGTCTCACAAAGCTATTGTTTGGGAGCAGGAGACTATATTTTTGAAAACTGTGCAAAACTTTCAATTTATTAGCTGCTAGGTCATTCTTCATTTGTGGTGGCAAGTGGTATCCCTCGACTTTACAACagttgaaataaactttaaataccaataaattataaaatgtttgtattcTGTAGGGTAGACACAATTTGTACACTGTtattagttacatttttgttttaaaatgcatatttgagTTTGAGAGATTGCATTTGTaacaaaacatgcatgtttcCGCCATACCTCAGAGAAGTATCATAGaatataacatttaacaatataacatttttaacacaaataaagtggttatattgtgaatatagattttatttaatgtacaattttattaaattgtttaaaaaaaagaacgtATTTggttatatttaagaaaaaagtcccccaaattcatgtctgtggtgttacaacGATGGATGTCGCCTCTTTAAGAAAAGGGAGAATTCTATTTGGACTACTTCCTGTGTGTAAAGGTCACTTCAGGTTCTGGTTGATCTCAGGGGTGCATGGGGAGTACAttctttcttattaattttcttaaatttagCTAAACTTCTGACAATTTCATGTGTCGCACTTTAttagtgtctgtggtgttatgttGAGATCTGCCATATTTTAATCaaagtttttataaatacatacttattaatatttccaaaatgcccactgatcttgaaatcatcatgatggcagcctctgatttgtctgtggtgttactgtctTTCCTGGTAACAACACAGACtctattagtgttgtcaaaagacccggtacttcggtaccaagtcggtactaaaaaagtgaaaacgtcacggtaccaggtttttttaagtaccggtggtactgagtacccggtcaacccggttcttgacacgtacgatgatttccgcgatgcagaaaacgcggacggaatctcggaatccagttataaaaacggaatttacagtttagcacggaatgtcacggaatttgtcaaagtttggatgaattaatcaaaagtaggtcattgcacttaaatcaaatcgcgatgtggactagtatctgtaaatattaagctgcaaaagtcgattcagatatgaatcccgcatgttctctgcagtctctgtgtgagtgaatgaatggcagaggcagcgtgtttttcttttttactacatacactgaagcgcgcctgatgctcgcggtgattcatcatctgccgtctcaatgaggacataaatacataaacaacatctacagaactgctctgagagtcccctcgcgagcattttaccgttcattgagtaaaaccagcgtcatatcatatagctacacagaaatgtaaaggtattcacggcaacccgtcacaataaaagttcatcttaaagacattgtgccagaaatataattttatatatatatatatatatatatatatatatatatatatatatatatatatatatatatatatatatatatatatatatatataattttttatttttttttaaagaagtcacaatatttcttccatattttaattttaatagtaaatcccctttatttaccaaaacaatacaatgtgtttaaatttaattaaaagacaaattagatttgggtgaaacttgtttactgtttttcatacttttattacttgcggaaaaacttgaaacacaatttaaataaagtataaagaatggcattgatttttgtacatttttatttttgtttgactttattaaaaatagtgtgttttttttaattagcatgtggtaccgaaattggtaccgagaaccgtggattttgactcgtatcggtaccgaatactgaaattttggtaccgtgacaacactagacTCTATAGTAACTTGCTATTTGAAGTCTGTGATGTTATATTTCgtctgtggtgttacttcaaaatatatctgaaatttCTTTCCTTCAGAGCCATTTAAtcttataatttaatgtttttagacGGTAAGGTGTTTTAATCTTTTAGAATAAAGACTATAAAGGTACCACAGACCATTTTtccagtcattttttttttaatgtatatccaaattttaataaaagaaacTAAATCGCCCTTTGGCAGAAATAGGGGCcaagatgaacaaataaacatttattttcaaaactgaaatttaaatgatcatttaaactGAATCCTTAAagtaacttatttatttattattacctAAAGTTGCATATCCCTGCTCATTTTAGAACCAAAATTTACTTCAAATACTGGTAACACCATAGGCATAATTGGTTGTGTCACcagtgtttgattgaaattatttaaaaaaatctctaaatgttcttaagcttccattttaatggatatagcatattaaactattattttatttttttacacaacATCACAAGcatattaaactaattttaaatgcatagtaatacattttattagaaaaaacaaataagaatTTTTACAAATTCTGCCTCTCATTTGCCACCCCAATTGAAGAATGACCCTAATAGGTAAATGActagaagaataacaaagtgctGTAAATGGTAAAACTATTTTTTCCACAACCTAGCAAACGAGCagagtattttatttatttatttattttttaattcatttttattatatagaaAAATAGTAGTAAAATAACCTTgagttttacagaaaataaagcaatacaggtttggaatgaacAACTGAACCATTCCTTTATGAACAACAGAACAAGCGGAGAACATACCTTTGTGTACCTTCTCATGACGCTTCAGTTTCCCACGTTGTGAAAACCGTCTCCCACAgccttcatgtaaacacctgATGATCAGAGCCATTGCAGTATTAACAGAACATCAAATGACACACACAGTTCTAAGTGTTATATTATGCTAGTTTACTGAAAGAGTtcattaatgacaaaataaagaGACAGGACGAAAAAGTGTAAAAAGTCTTACAAGAACGGTAGCAGCTGGGTGTGTGTACACTCATGGGTTTTCAGCTGGTTATTTTTCTTGAATGCTTTGCCACATCCTTCAAATGTgcactagaaaaaaaacattattagaagTATGAAGAAAACAACAATCACATAACGTACCTACAGCCcttaatattacattacatcATGGTACTGAATGATATTTACATGCCAGGGCTCAATAATAAGGATGGGCCACAGAACTGTCACTTGTTTGTTTCCACTATAAGATTTGCTGATCATGTGTTTTTAGGGCTTGTGAATATATTGTTTCAGTGAGTATGGTTTTGCGGTGTATTCCACTGTTTTCCAGCAAAAGTGTTTAGCGCAATATAACCGTCACTTACATTTGAGGTGTATAATCTAAATTTTCTTTCGTGTACACATTTAATTCAGTCCTCAAAAATACCATGCTATTTTATTGTGGCTAAATGCGTTTATATTTACTTACAATGTACCGTTTTGTCTCTTGTCTGTGAATACGTGAAATGTGTTTCTTCAAGTTGGAGTTTGTGGTGAATTGTTCGTTGCATCCGTCCTCCGTGCATCTGTTCACATAGCGGGGGAAATAAAATCACAGTTTACTATGCTGTTAAACTTACacttttacaaacaaacaaaccaaaaaactCACTTGTAAGGTCTGTCGCCGGTATGTGTCAGTGTATGGCGACCAAGATGATATTTCGTGCAGAACGATTTGCTGCACCCGTTATACTCGCACTTAAATGGCCTCTgcaagcaatcaatcaatcaataaataaataaacaaacaaacatctacTTTGTTTTGACATATGTCATGtcgtttaaattattttattctcatCTAAAATGGCTTTCAGAACGTGTCATGCATGCGCAAATAAAATTGAAACGTTTCATTTAAACGAAACTTATTCACACAATCTTCGCGCACATGTCGGCCCTGCGCTTAACTTACCTCCCCTGTATGTTTGCAGAGATGCGCTTCTAGCTTCCATGCTTTGTTGTACGACGCCTGACAGTCaggaaatgaacaaataaatgttgcacTGGGTTTAACGTTAGTTTCATGCATTGTGTCACACGTTCAGCTATTGATAGAGCTACCGCGTGTGCGCCTTCATTTTGATAGCCTACGAAACATGTGACGTCACAACATACGTCAACACTGTAATGACACTTCCTGTATGGAGCGCCAGCGAGGTCAAAAACCTAAAAATGCATGGAAAACGAATGACTGTTGTTCTGATAGAGGTTTCATTTTATAGTGTTgtataattaacattaaatataaatattactaatattttgtgtatatttcatagttttaattttaataatgcataacCAAGCTGATCATAATGCATTGTCCATCATGTAATCTGATGACCAAACATTCATATTGGCATTCTTTTCCAGTGGTACATCAAGTATGCTACATAAATCaagtcacaaaaataaaataaaataaataaaataaaaaggatgCTGGgtgtcttaatgaaaagtctataacatactttggataatggtagtgtaaaaaacaccttttttaccctgtcaaaatcagctctgttttcagcaagctggTTTTTAGTCTATGTTGCTTtataaatgctaatgagctctgctgaccccgcccctctcttctgtggggaGACAAGCAGCCTGTAAACTTCAGCGAAACTGgctggatttttatcattataggatggatgtgtacacacacttccaacacacatttgtgttcaaacaacttgtaaagtgaattttgcatccgatgacaaCTCCACGTTGTGCCTAACAATGCCCCTTAGTTGTTATAAATTCACTCTAAACCAtggcttcttggggcttataactttatttattcgaaacaaaatgctgtcattatacGATTCTCCACCAGATTTCCCTGCAAACATGTCCCTGCGGGGCCCATGCAGGCTTTTTGCGGGCACAGTGGGCAACGGCCAGCCCACACCAAACCTAAACAGGCCCAGTGCGGGCTTGCCCAGGCAGGGTCCACAGCTTTGGGCTCACTGTTGGCTCTCTGTGAGCAGCCCTCACTAGCCAGACTGCCCACATTAATCCCATGATGGCCCAGTGTGGGCCAGCCAATTCGGGCCCACTTTTGTACCGTTGGGCCCATGCAGGTTTTGTGTAGGCAGCCCTGTATTGCAACTAGGAGAATACTAACAACATTGACTGGCcattctttagccactcaattGAACTGGAATGGCTTAAACCAAAAGAGACCTTTTCAGAACCTGTTGTTTCATATAggccagggatcctcaaatctggcttgtgagatccactttcctgcagagttaagctctaaccctaatcaaacacacctgagcatgctaataatgtcttcaggatcattagaaaatcacaggtgggTGAGTTTGAGCAAAGTaggagctaaattctgcaggaaaTTGGATCTCACGAGctagatttgaggatccctgatATAGGCCTATTTGCTTTTCAGAGGCTGATTGAAAGTGCTCCTTTCAGCCAAGTCCTCCTGATTCTGA
This genomic window contains:
- the gtf3aa gene encoding general transcription factor IIIAa is translated as MHETNVKPSATFICSFPDCQASYNKAWKLEAHLCKHTGERPFKCEYNGCSKSFCTKYHLGRHTLTHTGDRPYKCTEDGCNEQFTTNSNLKKHISRIHRQETKRYICTFEGCGKAFKKNNQLKTHECTHTQLLPFLCLHEGCGRRFSQRGKLKRHEKVHKGYSCTVEGCSFVGKNWTEMTNHKKVHIVRVQCDQCKKTFRDSWFLKQHQHVHSEERMVFHCPRDGCTRSYTTAFNLQSHILSFHEEQRFFICTHPGCGKSFAMKQSLLRHGVVHDPEKKQLKPRPKRSLASRLSGHKPKNKCQTKASYSGVSSVPHSSQSETTMNPQLIGQLHSFSSESCKIPKPGFPETSHSYELIKSEGIVSQTKSIYSEVSDPANPVVHILEPLLV